The stretch of DNA CGGCGTCTGGCAGGATGTCGGCATCGGGGACGACAAGATCGTCTCCGTCATCAACCGCAGCGGCGCAAAATTCAAGGAAGCCGTCACCGCGCGTGACTATGAGAATGTCTGCCGCCGCAAGATCAACTTCTTCCTCGGCAACGACATCAAAACAATTGTGGCCGCCGAAAATGAAGGAAAAACAGTTCTGCAGGTGGGACAAACCCCAATCGGCCAGCAGTTCAAAGATTTTGCCGATCTGCTCGCCGGCAAACAGGCGCGCGGCTCTGTTACGGAAAGCAATTTACTTAACCAAAATGCAACCAGGTCCGGCCTATCGTTGGGGGGCTTATTCAGCAAAACCTGACGGATGGCCCCAGAACATGCCTGTGGTCATGCGTCTTAACCGGTATGATCCATGTCCTTTGGCAAACGCATTTTTGGTAATTCAGACACACCGGAGCCTGCCGCTCCCTTAGCTGCCGCACCCGCTGCGCCGCAGCCGCCCGCTCCCCCTGTTCCTCCCCAGGCCTTGGCAACGGCTGCCGCGCCAACAACGCCTGCCGTCCCGCAACCCAATGGCGCACCATCCGCTGCCGCACCGGTGTCTCCTGCGCCACCATCCGCCTCTGCGCCCTCCGTGCCTGCCCAGCCGCAAACCAGCACCACGGTCCATGGCGTGCAGCAGCCAAGCCCGCAGGCCGCGGCCGATGCCCCCATGGCGCAATACACCAACCCCCGCCTGGAAACCCGCGATTACAAGGACGCCAAATGGCAGCTGGTCGAGATGATGCTCGAAAAGTTGGACTTCAAAGCCGTCGAACGCCTCCCCGCCGAGCATAAACGCGATAAGATCCGCGCCACCGCCACCGCGCTTCTGCCGCAGCTTCCCACTCCGCTGAACGCCGAGCAGCACGAGCTCCTCAAAAGCCAGATCCTCGACGAGATTCTTGGCTTCGGCCCGCTGGAACCGCTGATCCGCGATGTCGATGTGTCCGATATCATGGTCAACACCGCCCAGCGCATCTACATCGAGAAAAAGGGCAAGCTCTTCAGCACCGACCTGACCTTCGTCGGCGAAAAGCACCTGCTCAACACCATCCAGAAAATCGTCTCCCTCGTCGGGCGCCGCGTGGATGAATCCAGCCCGATGGTGGATGCGCGCATGCCGGACGGTTCGCGCTTCAACGCCATCATCCCGCCGCTTTCCATCGACGGCAGCCTGGTATCGATTCGTAAATTCAAAAAGAACAAAATGCCGCTCTCCGGCTACCTGCAATATGGCTCCATGACGGCCGAGATGGTCAAATTCCTGGAGATATGCGGCAACATCCGCCTCAACATCCTCGTCTCCGGCGGTACGGGTTCGGGTAAAACCACGCTGCTCAACGCCCTTTCCGGCAATATCGATGTCACCGAGCGCGTCATCACCATTGAAGATGCCGCCGAATTGCAACTGCACCAGCCTCACGTGCTGCGTCTGGAAACCCGCCCGCCCAACTCCGAAGGGGTAGGTGAGGTCACCCAGCGCCTGCTGGTGAAAAACGCGCTGCGCATGCGCCCCGACCGCATCATCCTCGGGGAGATTCGCGGCGACGAGGTGATCGATGTGCTCGCCGCCATGAACACGGGCCACGAAGGTTCCATGGCCACCATCCACGCCAACAACCCGCGCGATTGCCTTTCGCGTCTGGAAAACCTGATTGCGCTTTCCGGTATTCAGCTTCCGCTCAACGCCATGCGTGCGCAGATCTCCAGCGCCATTCACGTCATCTGCCAGCTCTCGCGCATGCGCGACGGCCGCCGCCGCATCACCCATATTGAGGAAGTGGTCGGCATGGAAGGCACCACCATCACCACGCAGCTGCTGTTCGGCTACAAGCCCGGCCCGATGGGCCCCGACGGCGTGCTGCAGGGCGAGTTTTTCTACACCGGCATCAAGCCAAGGTTTTACGAGCAGGCGGCCTATTTCAACCGCGCGCGCGACCTGGATGAATGCCTCAGGGCGGCGAAGGCATATGAACGTGCGTACTAAGGAAATCCAAGCATGACCGCGACCCTGTTGGCATTGGCCTGTACGCTCGGCATTGTGCTGGCCGCGATGGCGCTGTTTCCTCAGGTATTCGGCGGCAGCAAGCGCGAGCGCACCAAGGCCGCGCTCGCAAAAATTAGCGAGGAGAATGTCGGCCTTGCCGGAATTGATACCTCCGCCGCGCTTCGCAGCGATAACTTCTCCGACAACGAACGGCTCGACGCCATCATGCACAAAATCCCCGGTATGGGCGAGATTGTGCAGATGCTGCGCAAAACGGGCATGAACATCAACCCGCTGATGTATCTCATCGGCGTGGTCATCATGTTCCTGCTCATCAAGGCTTTCACCGGCTTCATGGGGCTGGGCATCATCGGTGTCATTCTTTCCGCCGTCGGCGCCTGGATGGCGGGCAAGGCCTTCCTCCGCAACCGCATCGAAAAGCGAGAAGAGACCTTCCTCAACCAGTTCCCCGATGCCGTGGACATGGTGGTGCGCAGCGTCCGCGCCGGTCACCCCTTCAGCGCGGCCATGCACATGATTGCCGAAAACATGGAGCCGCCTGTCTCCACCGAGTTCAAACAGGTGCTGGACGAAGTCGCCTACGGCCGCACCGTCTCCGACGCCCTCAACCGCATGGCCGAGCGTGTGAACGTGCCCGACGTGCGCTTTTTCGTCGTGGTCATCAACGTGCAGCAGGAAACCGGCGGTAACCTGGGCGAGGTGCTCTCGAACCTTTCCAATATTCTCCGCAAACGCAAACAGATGCGCCTTAAAATTAAAGCGCTGACGTCGGAAGCCCGTATGACCGCCTATATTCTCGGCGCTTTGCCGCTTTGCGTCATCGGCGTGCTGCACCTTGTCAGCCCCAATTACCTCAAGCCGCTGTTTGAGAATCAGGTCGGCAAATTCATCCTCGGCCTGGCGCTGATCATGATCGGCAGCGCCTTTGCCGTGGTGAAGAAAATGGCCAAAATCGACATTTAGGGAACCACCATGTTCAGCAGCATTTTATTACCGGCGCTTTTGACATTAGGGGTGGTGTTGATCCTGGTGTCCATCTTTGGCCGCAAAAACGAGCAGACCAAGAAAGTCCGCATGAGCCGCATCGCCGGTCAGCCCGCCAAAGCCCGCACGGGCGGTGAGGGCGAATACATGCAGGAGGAAAGCGGCTACGAAGAATACGACCAGTTTGAAAGCCGCAGCAATCTTTCCTACACACTCGAGAAATTTCTCGGCCTTGTTGGGGTGGATTACAAAAATTTTGAGAAAGAGATTCGCACCAAGTTCGACCAGGCCGGCCTGAGCATGACCATCGGCGGCCTCATCAATTATGTCTTTTTCAAGAAATTCGGCCTCGCCATCGGCGTGCTGGTGGCGCTGCTGTTGCTTTCCAGCGGCCCCAAGGCGGGTGCCATGAGAATGATCACCTTCCTGATTGCGGGCATCATCGTGCTCATCGGCTGGAAGG from bacterium encodes:
- a CDS encoding ATP-binding cassette domain-containing protein, with translation MAQYTNPRLETRDYKDAKWQLVEMMLEKLDFKAVERLPAEHKRDKIRATATALLPQLPTPLNAEQHELLKSQILDEILGFGPLEPLIRDVDVSDIMVNTAQRIYIEKKGKLFSTDLTFVGEKHLLNTIQKIVSLVGRRVDESSPMVDARMPDGSRFNAIIPPLSIDGSLVSIRKFKKNKMPLSGYLQYGSMTAEMVKFLEICGNIRLNILVSGGTGSGKTTLLNALSGNIDVTERVITIEDAAELQLHQPHVLRLETRPPNSEGVGEVTQRLLVKNALRMRPDRIILGEIRGDEVIDVLAAMNTGHEGSMATIHANNPRDCLSRLENLIALSGIQLPLNAMRAQISSAIHVICQLSRMRDGRRRITHIEEVVGMEGTTITTQLLFGYKPGPMGPDGVLQGEFFYTGIKPRFYEQAAYFNRARDLDECLRAAKAYERAY